In Helianthus annuus cultivar XRQ/B chromosome 8, HanXRQr2.0-SUNRISE, whole genome shotgun sequence, a single genomic region encodes these proteins:
- the LOC110873852 gene encoding probable stress-associated endoplasmic reticulum protein yields MTTSKRLADRKVERFEKNIKKRGTVPETATKKKDSYPVGPIVLGFFIFVVIGSSLFQIIRTATSGGMA; encoded by the exons ATG ACTACATCCAAGCGTTTAGCCGACCGAAAGGTGGAGAGGTTTGAGAAGAACATCAAGAAGCGCGGCACCGTTCCTGAAACGGCAACAAAGAAAAAGGATTCTTATCCTGTGGGACCCATCGTGCTCGGTTTCTTCATATTTGTTGTGATCGGATCCT CTTTGTTTCAGATAATTCGCACGGCAACAAGTGGAGGCATGGCTTGA